In Quercus robur chromosome 10, dhQueRobu3.1, whole genome shotgun sequence, a genomic segment contains:
- the LOC126702833 gene encoding L10-interacting MYB domain-containing protein-like — protein MGKNTTSNPEAKKARALWDNNSSWTTTFCNLCVEQIQLGNRNKGVAFSTLGWTNIVTKFCDETGQNYDRVQLKSRWDVLKGDWRLWEKLRMHDTGLGWDTAKGTILAPDDWWDRKLKELPKAKKFREKGLQNPEQLDIMFRDVAATGEAAWTPSSNTLPPTMPQEGAGDSDGSSEFKDNQCDMSLDIDSLQQGHTSQSRSSGLKRTSELIPSQKKKKKIGGAAMLDNRISELITVCKNKSEGTSRESPSSVDNVMAIVRALPGVDSKFVVQASLALLKKIHRDMFLTFKEPELQLAYLQELISWKQKK, from the exons ATGGGTAAAAACACAACTTCCAACCCCGAGGCAAAAAAGGCTAGAGCATTATGGGATAATAATTCAAGCTGGACCACTACTTTTTGTAATCTTTGTGTGGAACAGATTCAACTTGGGAATAGGAATAAAGGTGTTGCCTTTAGTACCCTAGGTTGGACCAATATAGTGACCAAATTTTGTGATGAAACCGGTCAAAATTATGATAGGGTGCAATTAAAAAGTAGGTGGGATGTGTTAAAAGGTGATTGGAGATTGTGGGAAAAATTGAGGATGCATGACACAGGTTTAGGTTGGGATACAGCGAAGGGAACAATTCTTGCTCCTGATGATTGGTGGGACCGAAAGTTGAAG GAATTACCCAAAGCTAAAAAATTTCGAGAGAAAGGTCTACAGAATCCAGAACAACTTGATATAATGTTTAGGGATGTTGCAGCAACTGGAGAAGCTGCATGGACCCCTTCTTCAAATACACTCCCTCCAACAATGCCACAAGAGGGTGCTGGTGATTCGGATGGTAGCTCCGAATTTAAGGATAATCAATGTGACATGAGTTTAGACATTGATAGTTTGCAACAAGGACATACTAGTCAATCACGTAGTTCAGGACTTAAGCGAACTAGTGAATTAATACCCTcacagaagaaaaagaagaagataggagGAGCTGCAATGTTGGACAATCGTATTAGTGAATTAATAACTGTATGTAAGAATAAGTCTGAAGGTACTTCTCGAGAGTCACCAAGTTCAGTTGATAATGTCATGGCGATTGTGAGAGCACTTCCTGGAGTGGATAGTAAGTTTGTGGTTCAAGCTTCCTTAGCGTTACTAAAAAAGATACATAGGGATATGTTTCTAACTTTCAAGGAGCCAGAGTTACAGTTGGCGTACCTACAAGAATTGATTTCTTGGAAGCAAAAGAAGTGA